A stretch of the Pedobacter sp. MC2016-14 genome encodes the following:
- a CDS encoding RagB/SusD family nutrient uptake outer membrane protein — MMNFRYKLGFACLAVSLLIASCKKDYLDTTPTNAISEEEALGSITAINNSLNGTYRAMYMQYSNQEQDGHPAVMIDLDYMGEDVVHTTRGSSYFRDTYRWVDHRTEAGDLPYFVWRMYYKLISNANRILAAVPNVQATADQRRMVVGEALAIRAYSHFQLVQLFARPFYKGASASINPQPGVPILTEFTLTPQPRGTVDEVYAQVNKDLDSAIFSLTGAPQPVNKTHININVAKGLKARVALTMGNWTDAAKYAAEARAGLSLMNNADYLSGFNDINNVEWMWGAHQLTDQLPTYGSFFAYMSANYNSVHTRSNPKVMNYALYEAINASDIRRKLWWDGQESTAKDFPGVIDVSTGLPSTTQVRAPKMHRKFMVKDPAVSVGDIPYMRVAEMYLIEAEAKAKGGSLSAAYAALLPLASNRDPEYAALVTSTSVAAIMIQRRIELWGEGFRFLDLKRTRTALTRNAATGANSSLTNWASVAVDDSKWQWAIPRREINANPLITQN; from the coding sequence ATGATGAATTTTAGATATAAATTAGGATTTGCTTGTTTGGCAGTTTCTCTGCTGATTGCATCATGTAAAAAAGATTATTTAGATACCACCCCTACCAATGCAATTTCGGAAGAGGAGGCACTAGGCTCTATTACAGCAATCAATAATTCTCTTAATGGAACCTATAGGGCCATGTATATGCAATATTCCAATCAAGAGCAGGATGGTCATCCGGCCGTAATGATTGATTTGGATTACATGGGAGAAGATGTTGTCCACACCACCAGAGGTTCTTCTTATTTTCGGGATACCTATAGATGGGTTGACCATAGGACTGAAGCTGGTGACCTTCCTTACTTTGTATGGAGGATGTATTATAAGCTGATTTCAAATGCCAACAGGATTTTGGCTGCAGTGCCAAATGTCCAGGCTACTGCCGATCAGCGCAGAATGGTGGTTGGTGAGGCATTGGCCATCAGGGCCTATTCACACTTTCAACTGGTACAATTATTTGCCCGTCCTTTTTATAAAGGAGCCAGTGCAAGTATTAACCCTCAGCCAGGAGTCCCCATTTTAACTGAATTTACCTTAACACCACAACCAAGGGGAACTGTTGATGAAGTATATGCACAGGTGAATAAAGATTTAGATTCTGCAATTTTTAGCCTTACGGGTGCACCGCAACCGGTAAATAAAACACACATTAACATTAATGTAGCTAAGGGCTTAAAAGCAAGGGTAGCCTTAACGATGGGAAACTGGACAGATGCTGCTAAATATGCTGCAGAAGCAAGGGCGGGTCTGAGTTTGATGAATAATGCAGATTATTTGAGCGGATTTAACGATATTAATAATGTAGAATGGATGTGGGGTGCGCATCAATTAACTGATCAATTACCTACTTATGGTTCCTTCTTTGCCTACATGTCTGCAAATTACAATTCCGTACATACAAGGTCTAATCCTAAAGTGATGAATTATGCCTTGTACGAAGCCATCAATGCATCTGATATTAGACGGAAATTGTGGTGGGATGGGCAAGAGTCTACAGCTAAGGATTTTCCCGGCGTAATTGATGTGTCTACAGGTTTACCATCTACTACCCAGGTAAGGGCACCTAAAATGCACCGTAAATTTATGGTTAAAGATCCTGCAGTTAGTGTTGGAGATATCCCGTACATGCGTGTTGCGGAAATGTACCTCATAGAAGCTGAAGCCAAAGCTAAAGGGGGATCCTTAAGCGCTGCCTATGCGGCTTTGTTGCCGCTGGCATCCAACCGAGATCCGGAATACGCAGCTCTTGTGACCTCAACTTCAGTGGCTGCTATTATGATCCAACGGAGAATAGAACTTTGGGGAGAAGGATTTCGCTTTCTTGATTTGAAAAGAACACGTACAGCACTGACCAGAAATGCTGCTACAGGGGCAAATTCTTCCTTAACCAACTGGGCATCTGTTGCTGTCGACGATTCAAAATGGCAATGGGCAATTCCAAGAAGAGAGATCAATGCAAATCCTTTAATTACTCAAAATTAA
- a CDS encoding FecR family protein, with protein MSDYKERFDYLLDKYINKACSWEEYQELFSHIEKSENKDFLFQFMDQKHIMAVSETEKTEQEWDNLFKGIQHSTLEVKRSYPWYKMMVAAVVLIIGGIGYHLITAEKVQKQATAVAKVQDIAPGTNKAVLTMADGSVVLLDKNENRVLSQKGNNVLTRTANGQLVYDGAAHEAIENAGAGLNTLATPRGGQYEVVLPDGSKVFLNAASSLKYPTAFSGKFRKVILTGEAYFEISKNKDMPFIVEANKAEIKVLGTHFNVMTYAEENFSTTTLLEGSVQFSRNSSKYILKPGQQVKYQPNGSGEKVEKADVESVMAWRKGIFVFDNTGIEEIMRSVTRWYNVDVVYKGSKPNIAFTGVIPRATNLSKVLKVLETTGDLTLSIDGNKIICSKK; from the coding sequence ATGTCTGATTATAAGGAGAGGTTCGATTACCTGTTGGATAAATACATCAACAAGGCTTGTAGCTGGGAAGAGTACCAGGAATTATTCTCGCACATTGAAAAAAGTGAGAATAAGGACTTCCTTTTTCAGTTCATGGATCAAAAACACATTATGGCTGTTTCTGAAACTGAAAAAACAGAGCAGGAATGGGATAACCTGTTTAAAGGGATTCAGCATTCCACCCTGGAAGTTAAAAGGAGTTATCCCTGGTATAAAATGATGGTCGCTGCAGTTGTACTCATCATAGGCGGCATCGGATATCATCTGATCACTGCCGAAAAAGTTCAAAAGCAGGCTACAGCTGTAGCTAAAGTTCAAGATATTGCGCCGGGAACCAATAAAGCAGTGCTTACCATGGCTGATGGATCTGTGGTACTTTTAGATAAAAATGAAAATAGGGTGCTGAGCCAAAAAGGCAATAATGTATTAACACGAACAGCAAATGGCCAATTGGTTTATGATGGTGCTGCTCATGAGGCCATAGAAAATGCAGGTGCGGGTTTAAATACTTTGGCCACGCCGAGAGGGGGGCAATACGAAGTGGTATTACCTGATGGAAGTAAGGTTTTTTTAAACGCAGCATCCTCCTTAAAATACCCTACCGCATTTTCAGGTAAATTTAGAAAGGTAATTCTTACGGGTGAAGCGTACTTCGAAATTTCTAAAAATAAAGATATGCCTTTCATCGTGGAGGCAAATAAAGCAGAAATAAAGGTGTTAGGTACTCATTTTAACGTGATGACCTATGCCGAGGAAAATTTCTCCACAACTACATTGTTGGAAGGCTCCGTTCAGTTTAGCAGAAACAGCAGTAAGTACATCTTAAAGCCAGGCCAGCAGGTAAAATACCAGCCAAATGGTAGCGGAGAGAAAGTAGAAAAGGCAGATGTAGAGAGTGTAATGGCCTGGAGAAAAGGCATCTTCGTTTTTGATAATACCGGAATAGAAGAAATTATGCGCAGTGTTACCCGCTGGTACAACGTAGATGTAGTTTACAAAGGTTCCAAACCTAATATAGCTTTTACCGGAGTAATACCCAGGGCTACCAACCTTTCAAAGGTGCTAAAAGTGCTGGAAACCACAGGAGATCTGACATTAAGTATAGATGGAAATAAAATAATTTGCTCAAAAAAGTAA
- a CDS encoding N-formylglutamate amidohydrolase, whose amino-acid sequence MKKISFLISVLGLMLFLSSCFKNKGSEFDEPDYVEPDIAYDKAVFTKGATVLYKIDGENALEFRVGDLKSPVILSSPHDGIFEPAGVDDRDHPDGEIVRDIYATPLVVRVADTLEKRTGMRPHIIINQISRKKLDPNRSRDESYLTSYKMLDAYVQYHQYIKIARQIVKDNIGKGLYIDMHGHGHDKDRIEVGYMLAIADLNDTLTNKYLDLKAGKSSIYGIAKTSDYTFSDLVRGDVAFGTLLANELLPAVPSNRVGNKGPAADNYFNGGYCTLAYGSIAGGNISAIQLETDWKHARKDTYDADLKAFPQQFGGGGIARAIIKYFRLHFGMDMEK is encoded by the coding sequence ATGAAGAAAATTAGTTTTTTAATATCGGTATTAGGGCTTATGCTTTTTTTATCTTCCTGCTTCAAAAATAAAGGAAGTGAATTTGATGAACCAGATTACGTAGAGCCAGATATTGCTTATGATAAGGCTGTTTTTACGAAAGGAGCAACGGTTCTTTATAAAATTGACGGTGAGAATGCTCTAGAATTTAGGGTAGGGGATTTAAAATCTCCTGTTATTCTTTCGTCGCCTCACGATGGGATATTTGAGCCTGCTGGTGTGGATGATCGGGACCATCCGGATGGTGAAATTGTAAGAGATATTTACGCAACGCCTCTTGTAGTAAGAGTTGCAGATACCTTGGAGAAGAGAACAGGAATGAGGCCACATATTATCATCAATCAAATTTCTAGAAAGAAACTGGATCCAAATCGAAGCAGGGATGAATCGTATTTAACCAGTTATAAAATGCTTGATGCCTATGTTCAATACCATCAGTATATTAAAATAGCCAGACAAATTGTTAAAGATAATATTGGAAAAGGTTTATATATAGATATGCATGGCCATGGTCATGACAAAGACCGAATTGAAGTTGGATACATGCTGGCAATAGCAGATTTGAATGATACTTTGACCAATAAATATCTTGACCTAAAAGCTGGTAAATCTAGTATTTACGGAATTGCTAAAACATCTGATTATACGTTTTCAGATTTGGTAAGAGGAGATGTTGCGTTTGGAACATTATTGGCAAACGAGCTTCTTCCTGCTGTTCCAAGTAACAGAGTAGGGAATAAGGGCCCTGCAGCCGATAATTATTTTAATGGTGGATATTGCACTTTGGCTTACGGTTCGATAGCCGGAGGAAATATTTCTGCTATTCAATTGGAAACCGATTGGAAACATGCTAGAAAGGATACTTATGATGCAGATTTAAAAGCTTTTCCTCAGCAATTTGGTGGCGGTGGTATTGCCCGTGCAATCATTAAATATTTTAGGCTCCATTTTGGAATGGATATGGAAAAATAA
- a CDS encoding YtxH domain-containing protein, with the protein MGLFKTALIGAAVYGAVKYITKKDVNGRSIADDIKEKAPEWLEKAKGLKEEVVSEYKTRTSPYV; encoded by the coding sequence ATGGGATTATTTAAAACAGCCTTAATTGGTGCCGCAGTTTACGGTGCCGTTAAATACATTACAAAAAAAGATGTTAATGGAAGGTCTATTGCAGACGACATTAAAGAAAAAGCGCCTGAATGGCTTGAAAAGGCAAAAGGCCTGAAAGAAGAGGTGGTTAGTGAGTATAAAACCAGGACATCTCCTTATGTTTAA
- the ggt gene encoding gamma-glutamyltransferase, producing MHKYYLSLSLLAFVFCGCAAQEKAPVEYYKNGVVVSAHPEASLVGLNILKKGGNAVDAAVAVQFALAVVYPNAGNIGGGGFMVFRDAKGKTATLDFREKAPGTASRDMYLDADGNPIKEKSLLGHLAAGVPGTVDGMVKAHAKYGKLSWKQVVQPSVDLAAKGFPITQKQAGEFNRAKASFVKFNPDGTALVKTSGEWVKGEKLIQPELAATFKLIRDKGRAGFYEGKVAEYMVKEMNRGNGIISAKDLKDYQAAWRVPIVGKYKDFKVITMPPASSGGIALVQLLHSVEPYPMSRWGHNQDSTVQLIVEAERRVYADRATHLGDPDFYKVPRAGLLDVNYQRNRMTNVSWAHATPSSEINAGSPAAKESEQTTHFSIVDKDGNAVSITTTLNGAYGCKVFVKGAGFLLNNEMDDFSVKAGSPNMYGVTGGVANSIAPGKRMLSSMTPTIIEKDGKLFMVVGTPGGSTIITSVFQTILNVIEFGQDMQEAVTAKRFHHQWLPDEVYTEPNVFSSSTITDLTGKGYKFVPRTSIGRVDAILSTPKGYQGGADPRGDDTSLGY from the coding sequence ATGCATAAGTACTATCTATCCCTTTCTCTACTAGCATTTGTCTTTTGTGGCTGTGCAGCCCAGGAAAAAGCGCCAGTAGAATATTACAAAAATGGTGTTGTTGTATCTGCACATCCAGAGGCTTCTCTTGTGGGGTTAAATATCCTTAAAAAAGGTGGAAACGCTGTTGATGCCGCAGTAGCTGTTCAATTTGCATTGGCAGTTGTTTATCCCAATGCAGGTAACATTGGTGGGGGAGGCTTCATGGTTTTCAGAGATGCCAAAGGCAAAACTGCAACACTGGACTTTCGTGAAAAAGCACCGGGCACCGCTAGCAGAGACATGTATCTTGATGCTGATGGCAACCCGATAAAAGAAAAAAGCTTGTTGGGGCATTTGGCCGCTGGTGTACCGGGAACGGTAGACGGAATGGTAAAAGCCCATGCAAAATATGGTAAACTAAGCTGGAAACAAGTGGTACAGCCATCCGTAGATCTGGCCGCTAAAGGTTTCCCGATTACACAAAAACAAGCAGGAGAATTTAACAGGGCAAAAGCATCTTTCGTTAAATTCAATCCAGATGGAACTGCCTTGGTTAAGACTTCCGGTGAATGGGTTAAAGGTGAAAAATTAATTCAGCCTGAACTGGCAGCTACCTTTAAATTGATCCGTGATAAAGGTCGTGCCGGATTCTACGAAGGAAAGGTTGCCGAATATATGGTGAAAGAAATGAACCGTGGAAATGGGATCATTTCTGCAAAAGATTTGAAAGATTACCAGGCCGCATGGCGCGTGCCAATTGTTGGGAAATATAAAGATTTCAAAGTAATTACGATGCCACCTGCTTCAAGCGGGGGGATTGCCCTGGTACAGTTGTTACATTCTGTAGAACCATATCCAATGTCCAGATGGGGCCATAACCAGGATTCAACCGTCCAGTTGATTGTAGAGGCAGAACGGAGGGTATATGCAGACCGTGCAACTCACCTTGGAGACCCTGATTTTTATAAAGTGCCAAGAGCGGGATTGCTGGATGTAAATTACCAGCGGAACCGGATGACTAATGTAAGTTGGGCACATGCTACACCAAGTTCCGAAATTAATGCTGGTTCTCCTGCGGCAAAAGAAAGTGAGCAAACCACACACTTCTCTATTGTAGATAAAGACGGAAATGCAGTTTCCATTACCACTACACTGAATGGAGCATATGGCTGTAAAGTTTTTGTAAAAGGAGCAGGCTTTTTGTTAAACAATGAAATGGATGACTTCTCTGTAAAAGCAGGTAGTCCTAATATGTATGGTGTAACAGGTGGTGTGGCCAATTCCATTGCACCAGGAAAACGTATGCTAAGTTCTATGACACCTACCATCATCGAAAAAGATGGCAAGTTATTTATGGTTGTGGGTACACCAGGAGGCTCAACCATCATTACATCTGTATTTCAAACCATTTTAAATGTAATCGAATTTGGACAGGACATGCAGGAAGCAGTTACCGCCAAACGTTTCCATCACCAATGGTTGCCAGATGAAGTTTATACAGAACCCAATGTGTTTAGCAGCAGCACCATTACTGATTTAACAGGTAAAGGATATAAATTTGTTCCACGTACGTCAATAGGCCGTGTAGATGCAATATTAAGTACACCGAAAGGTTACCAGGGCGGTGCAGATCCGCGTGGCGACGATACTAGTCTCGGGTATTAA
- a CDS encoding SusC/RagA family TonB-linked outer membrane protein, with translation MKQRIHFGVLLALIAGNMNDSRILKKIFLIMKLVAIILFIVNLQVSATSFGQNVSISKNNISLKDAFKELRSQTGYFFIYNNEVLSKIDPVDINVKDVTIEQALITLLNGQPLSFSIEDKIITVKSRPVSTTRNQQNRVITGHVVDSEDGLPLPGVSVRVKGTATQGVTNVDGDFKITIKAEDKVLMFAYLGYAVKEVPITAANAYPVTLQVQSTQLKEVVVAFGTSTKKELTYSVKEITAKDIEQRPISNLNNAIVGAAPGVQTSTGNGQPGEGPEIRIRGFSSISNSNNPLYVLDGAPYEGDINMINPDDIETISLLKDAASTALYGARAANGIVLITTKKGKKNRNTFSFKYTQAASERALPVYERVNAYQFYPLMWESMRADYAADFPRAPADSVNRLATNNIYSILRWNPFNVANNEIVLPDGTINPAARLLYEEDMSLKDAMERLGLRTDASVSLSGGSAKNDYYVSLAYLNEQGFSIGSDFKRYSTRLRMNSQPKKWLSTGFTLNGTYSESGRANENSGINENPFYVDLLMAPIYPVHLHDPFTGAYILDANGNKQYDPGDYRPSMTGRNILAETLYNINQIRKNAIIANTNVDMTFLKDFKFTTTFSANLNNYRSNVVDNSIIGDAQGRGRAVRTNNFYAYLNFNQLLNYTKKIGAHSIKALIGHESYLNYFDNLTGSATSQATSSSTAIDNYAVVTNLNGYDRLYKTEGYLSKVDYSYDGRYIASASFRTDGSSKFYKTNRWGKFYSVSGAWNIDQEAFFKVKQIDQLKIRASYGEVGNDNLGDYFAYQGLYGLSYNNGTEPGTLMTQIRVDSLEWETNINSDIAVEFSAFKNRISGSVEYYRRQTNNLLFDVAVPLSSGLTSRNDNFGSMLNQGIEVTLTGDIIRKKNFKWTTTVNWTTMGNKILTLPDSYDGLITGLRRYREGRSIYEFYVRDWRGVDPATGLDMYTPANTALITSGQVFTESGEVLTTTSSLARYRYAGSAIPDYFGSVNNTFSYKNFSLQLMFIYQVGGLVYDNDYQDLMTGGSSSAIALHVDALNAWKQPGDITDVPRRVLSNLAIPNSDRFLVDASYLHLKTAAFTYSLPKKVLSRFGMQAAKVYLNGENIFMTSKRKGLDPSQTYTGSSSYTYAPARIISLGLNLTL, from the coding sequence ATGAAACAAAGAATACATTTTGGAGTGCTTTTGGCATTAATTGCCGGAAACATGAATGATTCCAGAATTTTAAAGAAAATCTTTTTGATAATGAAGCTTGTCGCAATTATCCTTTTTATTGTCAATTTGCAGGTTAGTGCAACCAGCTTTGGCCAAAATGTAAGCATCTCAAAGAATAATATTTCTTTAAAAGATGCTTTTAAAGAACTGCGGTCGCAAACCGGATACTTTTTCATTTATAACAATGAAGTTCTATCTAAAATTGATCCGGTAGATATCAACGTAAAAGACGTAACTATTGAGCAGGCATTAATTACGCTGCTAAATGGGCAACCCTTAAGTTTTAGTATAGAAGATAAAATAATTACAGTTAAATCCAGGCCTGTTAGCACGACTAGAAACCAGCAAAACAGGGTAATTACCGGTCATGTTGTAGATTCTGAAGATGGATTACCATTACCAGGTGTTTCTGTTCGGGTAAAAGGGACGGCGACACAGGGGGTAACCAATGTGGATGGTGATTTCAAGATTACCATTAAGGCCGAGGATAAAGTACTGATGTTTGCCTATCTGGGCTATGCAGTTAAAGAGGTTCCGATTACTGCCGCAAATGCATATCCAGTTACTCTTCAGGTACAAAGTACTCAGCTAAAAGAAGTTGTAGTAGCTTTTGGTACATCTACCAAAAAAGAGCTGACTTATTCCGTAAAGGAAATTACAGCTAAAGATATAGAACAAAGACCAATCAGTAATTTAAACAATGCAATTGTTGGAGCTGCGCCTGGTGTGCAAACTTCTACTGGTAATGGACAGCCGGGTGAAGGGCCAGAGATCCGCATCAGGGGATTTAGTTCCATCTCAAATAGCAATAACCCTTTGTACGTTTTAGATGGTGCGCCTTATGAAGGCGATATCAATATGATCAATCCTGATGATATTGAAACCATCAGTTTATTGAAAGATGCTGCCTCTACGGCTTTGTATGGCGCACGTGCAGCGAATGGTATTGTGTTAATCACCACTAAAAAAGGAAAGAAAAACAGGAATACTTTTTCGTTTAAATATACTCAGGCAGCTTCAGAAAGAGCCTTGCCAGTGTATGAAAGGGTAAATGCTTATCAGTTTTATCCACTAATGTGGGAAAGTATGAGAGCAGATTATGCTGCGGATTTTCCAAGAGCACCTGCTGATTCGGTGAATAGATTGGCAACCAATAATATTTACAGCATTTTAAGATGGAATCCTTTTAACGTAGCAAATAACGAAATTGTATTGCCCGACGGAACGATTAATCCTGCGGCACGGTTGTTATATGAAGAAGACATGAGTCTTAAAGATGCCATGGAGCGCTTAGGACTAAGAACTGATGCTTCTGTTAGTTTGAGTGGCGGATCTGCAAAAAACGATTATTATGTCTCATTGGCTTATTTAAATGAACAAGGATTTTCAATAGGGTCCGATTTTAAACGTTATTCTACCAGGTTAAGGATGAACTCCCAGCCTAAAAAGTGGCTATCTACAGGCTTTACCTTAAATGGTACGTATTCAGAATCAGGCCGTGCCAATGAAAACAGCGGGATCAATGAGAACCCATTTTATGTGGATTTACTAATGGCACCAATTTATCCTGTGCATCTACACGATCCATTTACCGGGGCTTATATTCTGGATGCAAATGGCAATAAACAATATGATCCTGGAGATTACAGGCCGTCCATGACTGGAAGGAATATTTTGGCTGAGACTTTATACAATATTAACCAAATCCGTAAGAATGCCATCATTGCCAATACAAATGTGGATATGACTTTCTTGAAAGACTTTAAATTTACCACTACTTTTAGTGCCAATTTAAATAACTACAGGTCTAACGTGGTAGACAATAGTATTATAGGTGATGCCCAAGGCAGGGGTAGAGCGGTAAGGACCAACAATTTCTATGCTTACCTCAACTTCAACCAGTTGTTAAACTACACCAAAAAGATTGGTGCACACAGCATAAAGGCATTGATTGGTCATGAGTCTTACCTAAATTATTTTGATAATTTAACAGGTTCTGCAACCAGTCAGGCAACATCCTCCAGTACAGCTATTGACAACTATGCGGTAGTAACCAACCTTAACGGTTATGATAGACTTTATAAAACTGAAGGTTACTTATCTAAGGTAGACTATTCTTATGATGGAAGATATATTGCTTCTGCATCATTTAGAACAGATGGTTCTTCCAAGTTTTACAAAACAAACAGATGGGGTAAATTTTACTCTGTCAGCGGTGCCTGGAACATAGATCAGGAAGCATTCTTTAAAGTAAAGCAAATAGACCAGTTAAAAATCCGTGCTTCGTATGGTGAAGTGGGAAATGATAACCTGGGTGATTATTTCGCTTACCAGGGCTTATACGGATTAAGTTATAACAATGGAACCGAGCCGGGTACCTTGATGACCCAAATTAGGGTGGATTCCTTAGAATGGGAAACCAATATCAATTCAGATATTGCCGTAGAGTTCTCTGCATTTAAAAACAGGATTTCTGGTAGTGTGGAATACTACAGACGCCAAACCAATAATTTATTGTTTGATGTAGCTGTACCACTAAGCTCTGGGCTCACCAGTCGGAATGACAATTTCGGAAGTATGCTGAACCAGGGAATTGAGGTTACTTTAACAGGCGATATTATAAGGAAGAAAAATTTCAAATGGACAACTACGGTTAACTGGACCACCATGGGGAACAAAATCTTAACCTTGCCAGATTCTTACGATGGTTTGATCACCGGCCTAAGACGTTATAGGGAAGGCAGATCCATCTATGAGTTTTATGTGCGTGACTGGAGAGGTGTTGATCCGGCAACAGGATTGGATATGTACACCCCTGCAAACACGGCCCTAATTACTTCCGGACAAGTATTTACGGAAAGCGGAGAGGTATTAACTACCACTTCATCTCTGGCCAGGTACAGGTATGCTGGCAGTGCAATTCCTGATTATTTTGGTAGTGTAAACAATACGTTTAGCTATAAAAACTTCTCGCTTCAGCTCATGTTTATCTATCAGGTTGGGGGCTTAGTTTACGATAACGATTATCAGGATTTAATGACAGGAGGATCATCATCTGCAATCGCTTTACATGTGGACGCATTAAATGCCTGGAAACAACCGGGTGATATTACAGACGTACCAAGGAGGGTGTTGAGTAACCTCGCTATTCCAAATAGCGACCGCTTCTTGGTAGATGCTTCTTACCTGCATTTAAAAACTGCTGCTTTTACTTATAGCCTGCCTAAAAAAGTACTTTCAAGATTTGGCATGCAGGCCGCTAAGGTTTATTTGAATGGTGAAAATATCTTCATGACCTCAAAACGTAAAGGATTAGATCCTTCTCAGACTTACACCGGTTCTTCATCTTACACTTACGCTCCGGCACGGATTATTAGCCTGGGTTTAAATTTAACACTTTAA
- a CDS encoding M20/M25/M40 family metallo-hydrolase, with protein MIRKNILPIVMLACSVSSAFAQEKVDLNIMSKIRQEGLQRSEIMAQAFYLTDVNGPRLSSSPGLKKAQVWAVNTLKGWGLKNVNLEPWGEFGQGWEVERTYVAMNSPYYHPIIAIPRAWSGSTAGLIKSDVVVLKPDTNEVLRMKGKLKGRIVIFDVKEDTLATTFKSDGSRFTDEDIAAVEAAPPLKRADPAVAARIKATRQRLNDLLYQEQVALVLSLAKGRHGTVFMTAAASFAADAKPACAELDVSGEDYLRILRLVKAGHPVRLEADIKTKFIKEDTKGYNVIAEIPGTDPKLKNEVVMLGAHLDSWHLATGATDNASGVAVMMEAVRIIKKLGLNNKRTIRIALWSSEEQGLYGSKNYVAKHFGDVATKNLKPAQKDISAYYNLDNGAGKIRGIYLQSNPGVKPIFEEWLKPFHDLGATYTVQRNAGSTDHISFDALGIPGFEFTQDKLEYFTRTHHTNQDTYDRLIEADLKQAAVVVAAFVYNTAQREEKLPRKPLTKN; from the coding sequence ATGATTAGGAAGAATATTTTACCAATCGTGATGCTTGCATGTTCAGTATCATCAGCTTTTGCCCAGGAAAAGGTTGACCTGAACATCATGTCTAAAATAAGACAAGAGGGCTTACAGCGCTCTGAAATTATGGCGCAGGCATTTTACCTTACCGATGTAAACGGACCGCGTCTTTCCAGCTCTCCCGGCCTTAAAAAGGCGCAAGTCTGGGCTGTAAATACCTTAAAGGGCTGGGGCTTAAAAAACGTTAATCTGGAGCCCTGGGGAGAATTTGGGCAAGGCTGGGAAGTGGAACGTACTTATGTGGCAATGAACTCTCCGTATTACCATCCCATCATTGCAATACCAAGAGCATGGTCTGGCAGTACTGCAGGTTTAATCAAATCTGATGTTGTGGTATTAAAGCCAGATACTAACGAAGTGCTAAGAATGAAGGGTAAGCTGAAAGGTAGAATTGTCATTTTTGATGTGAAAGAAGATACCCTTGCTACCACATTTAAATCTGACGGAAGCAGATTTACCGATGAAGATATTGCCGCAGTAGAAGCCGCTCCACCTTTAAAAAGAGCAGATCCTGCTGTAGCTGCACGCATCAAGGCAACCCGTCAAAGGTTAAACGACCTGTTGTATCAGGAACAAGTTGCACTGGTGCTTAGCCTGGCAAAAGGCCGCCATGGTACAGTTTTTATGACGGCTGCCGCTTCCTTTGCAGCTGATGCTAAACCTGCCTGTGCAGAATTGGATGTAAGCGGAGAAGATTATTTGCGCATATTGAGGCTGGTCAAAGCTGGACACCCTGTAAGGCTGGAAGCGGACATCAAAACAAAATTTATTAAAGAAGATACCAAAGGCTATAACGTAATTGCAGAAATTCCTGGTACAGATCCTAAACTTAAAAATGAAGTGGTGATGCTGGGTGCACATCTGGATTCATGGCATTTGGCTACTGGAGCAACGGATAATGCCTCTGGCGTAGCCGTAATGATGGAGGCAGTACGCATTATAAAAAAACTGGGTTTAAACAACAAACGTACCATCCGCATTGCACTTTGGAGTTCTGAGGAGCAAGGTCTGTATGGCTCCAAAAATTATGTAGCGAAGCATTTTGGTGATGTCGCTACAAAAAACCTAAAACCAGCGCAAAAGGACATCTCAGCATACTATAACCTGGATAATGGCGCAGGAAAAATCAGGGGTATCTACCTGCAATCTAACCCAGGCGTTAAACCCATATTTGAAGAATGGCTTAAACCTTTCCATGACCTGGGTGCAACATATACCGTTCAACGCAATGCAGGATCTACCGATCACATCTCTTTTGATGCTTTGGGGATTCCTGGTTTTGAATTTACACAAGACAAGCTTGAATATTTTACCCGTACCCACCATACCAATCAAGATACCTACGACAGATTGATTGAAGCCGATTTGAAACAGGCGGCTGTAGTTGTAGCAGCATTTGTGTACAATACAGCGCAGCGAGAAGAAAAATTGCCACGTAAACCACTAACCAAAAATTAA